A window of the Acidovorax sp. YS12 genome harbors these coding sequences:
- the lepA gene encoding elongation factor 4 yields MNHIRNFSIIAHIDHGKSTLADRLIQRCGGLAEREMEAQVLDSMDIEKERGITIKAQTAALQYKARDGQVYNLNLIDTPGHVDFSYEVSRSLSACEGALLVVDASQGVEAQTVANCYTALDLGVEVLPVLNKMDLPQADPENAKSEIEDVIGIDASEAIPCSAKSGMGIDEILEAVVAKVPPPKGRADGPLRAMIIDSWFDSYVGVVMLVRVVDGELKKGERFKMMATGAAYEANQLGVFTPANVQREQLRAGEVGYIIAGIKELKAAKVGDTITLEKKLPNNAGPATEALPGFKEIQPQVFAGLYPTEANQYDALRDALEKLQLNDASLHFEPEVSQALGFGFRCGFLGLLHMEIVQERLEREFDQDLITTAPSVVYEVVKGDGEVIMVENPSKMPEQGRIQEIREPIVTVHLYMPQDYVGPVMTLANQKRGVQMNMQYHGRQVMLTYELPLGEIVLDFFDKLKSVSRGYASMDYEFKEYRPSDVVKVDILLNGEKVDALSIIVHRSQSQYRGRAVAAKMREIISRQMFDVAIQAAIGANIIARETIKALRKNVLAKCYGGDITRKRKLLEKQKAGKKRMKQIGSVEVPQEAFLAILQVED; encoded by the coding sequence ATGAACCACATCCGTAACTTTTCCATCATTGCGCACATCGACCACGGCAAGTCCACGCTCGCGGACCGCCTGATCCAGCGCTGCGGCGGCCTGGCCGAGCGCGAGATGGAGGCCCAGGTGCTCGACTCGATGGACATCGAAAAGGAGCGCGGCATCACCATCAAGGCGCAGACCGCCGCGCTGCAGTACAAGGCCCGGGACGGCCAGGTCTACAACCTGAACCTGATCGACACGCCCGGCCACGTGGATTTCTCGTATGAGGTGAGCCGTTCGCTCTCGGCCTGCGAGGGTGCGCTGCTGGTGGTCGATGCCTCGCAGGGCGTCGAGGCGCAGACGGTGGCCAACTGCTACACCGCGCTCGACCTGGGCGTGGAAGTGCTGCCGGTGCTCAACAAGATGGATCTGCCCCAGGCCGATCCGGAGAACGCCAAGTCCGAGATCGAGGACGTGATCGGCATCGACGCGAGCGAGGCCATTCCCTGCTCGGCCAAGTCGGGCATGGGCATCGACGAGATACTGGAGGCTGTGGTGGCCAAGGTGCCGCCGCCCAAGGGCCGGGCCGATGGCCCGCTGCGCGCCATGATCATCGACAGCTGGTTCGACAGCTACGTCGGCGTCGTCATGCTGGTGCGCGTGGTCGATGGCGAGCTGAAAAAGGGCGAGCGCTTCAAGATGATGGCCACCGGCGCCGCCTACGAGGCCAACCAGCTCGGCGTGTTCACCCCGGCCAACGTGCAGCGCGAGCAGCTGCGGGCCGGCGAGGTGGGCTACATCATCGCCGGCATCAAGGAGCTCAAGGCCGCCAAGGTGGGCGACACCATCACGCTGGAGAAGAAGCTGCCCAACAACGCCGGCCCGGCGACCGAGGCGCTGCCCGGTTTCAAGGAAATCCAGCCCCAGGTGTTCGCCGGCCTGTACCCGACCGAGGCCAACCAGTACGACGCGCTGCGCGACGCGCTGGAAAAGCTCCAGCTCAACGACGCCTCGCTGCACTTCGAGCCCGAGGTGTCGCAGGCGCTGGGCTTTGGCTTTCGCTGCGGCTTCCTGGGGCTGCTGCACATGGAGATCGTGCAGGAGCGCCTGGAGCGCGAGTTCGACCAGGACCTGATCACCACCGCGCCCAGCGTGGTCTACGAGGTGGTGAAGGGCGACGGCGAGGTCATCATGGTGGAGAACCCCTCCAAGATGCCCGAGCAGGGCCGCATCCAGGAGATCCGCGAGCCCATCGTCACCGTGCACCTGTACATGCCGCAGGACTACGTGGGCCCGGTGATGACCCTGGCCAACCAGAAGCGCGGCGTGCAGATGAACATGCAGTACCACGGCCGCCAGGTCATGCTGACCTACGAGCTGCCGCTGGGCGAGATCGTGCTGGACTTCTTCGACAAGCTCAAATCCGTCAGCCGGGGCTACGCCTCGATGGACTACGAGTTCAAGGAGTACCGCCCGTCCGACGTGGTGAAGGTGGACATCCTGCTCAACGGCGAGAAGGTCGATGCGCTGTCCATCATCGTGCACCGCAGCCAGAGCCAGTACCGCGGCCGCGCCGTGGCGGCGAAGATGCGCGAGATCATCTCGCGCCAGATGTTCGACGTGGCCATCCAGGCGGCCATCGGCGCCAACATCATCGCGCGCGAGACCATCAAGGCGCTGCGCAAGAACGTGCTGGCCAAGTGCTACGGCGGCGACATCACGCGCAAGCGCAAGCTGCTCGAAAAGCAGAAGGCGGGCAAGAAGCGCATGAAGCAGATCGGCTCGGTGGAAGTGCCGCAGGAGGCCTTCCTGGCCATCCTGCAAGTGGAGGATTGA
- the lepB gene encoding signal peptidase I — MQAMQTITAAVLAAFVGYIGAWYMGAIEGNFALLLFLATVVTGAYWLAERFYFLPQRRRAAQALLDADTQRRAELDRMGIQKVDGDVAEARERLLMQPWWLDWTAGLFPVICAVFLLRSFLFEPFKIPSGSMIPTLLVGDLILVNKFTYGIRLPVINKKITEGNPVQRGDVMVFRYPPQPSMDYIKRVVGVPGDEIAYLNKRLTVNGQPVDTTALPDFFDADAMRYFKQFDEQLGAQRHRIIVNPDAPAFVQGASNFAGREGCRYSVEGVTCKVPEGHYFMMGDNRDNSLDSRYWGFVPEANIVGKAFFVWMNFGNLKRIGPFH, encoded by the coding sequence ATGCAAGCCATGCAAACCATCACCGCCGCGGTGCTCGCGGCCTTCGTCGGCTACATCGGCGCCTGGTATATGGGCGCCATCGAGGGCAACTTCGCGCTGCTGCTGTTCCTGGCCACCGTGGTCACCGGCGCCTACTGGCTGGCCGAGCGCTTCTACTTCCTGCCCCAGCGCCGCCGCGCCGCGCAGGCGCTGCTCGATGCCGACACCCAGCGCCGCGCCGAACTGGACCGCATGGGCATCCAGAAGGTGGATGGCGACGTGGCCGAGGCCCGCGAGCGCCTGCTCATGCAGCCCTGGTGGCTGGACTGGACGGCCGGCCTGTTCCCGGTGATCTGCGCCGTGTTCCTGCTGCGCTCGTTCCTGTTCGAGCCGTTCAAGATTCCCTCGGGCTCGATGATTCCCACGCTGCTCGTGGGCGACCTGATCCTGGTGAACAAGTTCACGTATGGCATCCGTCTGCCCGTCATCAACAAGAAGATCACCGAGGGCAACCCGGTGCAGCGCGGCGACGTGATGGTGTTCCGCTACCCGCCGCAGCCCAGCATGGACTACATCAAGCGCGTGGTCGGCGTGCCGGGCGACGAGATCGCCTACCTGAACAAGCGCCTCACGGTGAACGGCCAGCCGGTCGATACCACGGCGCTGCCCGACTTCTTCGACGCGGACGCGATGCGCTACTTCAAGCAGTTCGACGAACAGCTCGGCGCGCAGCGCCACCGCATCATCGTCAATCCTGATGCCCCGGCCTTCGTGCAGGGCGCCAGCAACTTCGCCGGGCGCGAGGGCTGCCGCTACAGCGTCGAGGGCGTGACCTGCAAGGTCCCCGAGGGGCACTATTTCATGATGGGCGACAACCGCGATAATTCGCTCGATTCGCGCTACTGGGGCTTCGTGCCCGAAGCCAACATTGTGGGCAAGGCGTTCTTTGTCTGGATGAACTTCGGCAACCTCAAGCGCATCGGCCCGTTCCACTGA
- a CDS encoding DUF4845 domain-containing protein encodes MLAHRFARRAHQRGLSFIGLVFVGVFAVAAFAIGGQSIPVFLEHQAIRKAAAKAAKEGSTVADVRTIFDKAASIDDISSIKGADLEVTKRGDKIVVSYQYAREIALAGPAYLVYRFKDETK; translated from the coding sequence ATGCTCGCACACCGCTTTGCCCGCCGCGCGCACCAGCGCGGCCTGTCTTTCATTGGCCTGGTCTTCGTCGGCGTGTTCGCCGTGGCGGCGTTCGCCATCGGCGGCCAGTCGATCCCGGTCTTCCTGGAGCATCAGGCCATCCGCAAGGCCGCTGCCAAGGCCGCCAAGGAGGGCTCGACCGTGGCGGACGTGCGCACCATCTTCGACAAGGCCGCTTCCATCGACGACATCAGCTCCATCAAGGGCGCCGACCTCGAAGTCACCAAGCGCGGCGACAAGATCGTCGTGTCGTACCAGTACGCGCGCGAGATTGCCCTGGCCGGCCCGGCCTACCTCGTCTATCGCTTCAAAGACGAAACCAAATAA
- the rnc gene encoding ribonuclease III: MQPSLLALQQRLQHAFSDPALLQRAVTHRSFSADHNERLEFLGDSVLNLAVSSLLYARLRTLPEGDLSRVRANLVKQDTLHQLALRLQLPGVLRLGEGETKSGGTQRPSILADALEALIGAVYLDAGYAQAEALVHRLFEGVAINPQMQAASKDAKTALQEWLQGRKMKLPAYRVLATLGEAHRQTFEVECAIPLLGLAERGTGGSRRAGEQAAAAAMLATLKAKNR, from the coding sequence GTGCAGCCCAGCCTTCTCGCGCTGCAGCAGCGGCTGCAGCATGCCTTTTCCGATCCGGCGCTGCTGCAGCGTGCCGTCACGCACCGCAGCTTCAGCGCCGACCACAACGAGCGCCTTGAATTCCTCGGCGATTCGGTGCTGAACCTCGCGGTCTCCAGCCTGCTGTACGCGCGCCTGCGCACGCTGCCCGAGGGCGACCTGTCGCGCGTGCGTGCCAACCTCGTCAAGCAGGACACGCTGCACCAGCTCGCGCTGCGCCTGCAACTGCCCGGCGTGCTGCGCCTGGGCGAGGGCGAGACCAAGTCCGGCGGCACGCAGCGCCCCTCCATCCTGGCGGACGCGCTGGAAGCGCTGATCGGCGCCGTGTACCTCGACGCGGGCTACGCCCAGGCCGAGGCCCTGGTGCACCGCCTGTTCGAGGGCGTGGCCATCAATCCGCAGATGCAGGCCGCCTCCAAGGACGCCAAGACCGCATTGCAGGAGTGGCTGCAGGGCCGCAAAATGAAGCTGCCCGCGTACCGTGTGCTGGCCACCCTGGGCGAGGCGCACCGCCAGACCTTCGAGGTGGAGTGCGCCATCCCCCTCCTGGGCTTGGCCGAACGCGGCACGGGCGGCTCGCGCCGTGCGGGCGAACAGGCCGCCGCCGCGGCCATGCTGGCCACTTTGAAAGCCAAGAACCGATGA
- the era gene encoding GTPase Era produces MNDATENVAAGAGDASVGGPNDLESMLAAARPAGAGAAGQRCGLIAIVGKPNVGKSTLMNALVGQKISITSRKAQTTRHRITGIRTQGATQFVFVDTPGFQTKHSTALNKSLNKTVMGAIGDVDLILFVVEAGSFTLADAKVLSLFKPGIPTLLIANKLDTVHRRAEIAPWLKGMQERHPFAEFVPMSAKNKGDIERLFGICEKYLPEQPWWYAEDELTDRSEKFLASETVREKLFRFTGDELPYTSTVVIDKFDEEKSKQHKRFLRIAATIVVERDGHKAMVIGEKGERLKRISTEARQELEKLMDAKVFLEVWVKVRSGWADDEARVRAFGYE; encoded by the coding sequence ATGAACGATGCTACTGAAAACGTAGCTGCTGGCGCTGGCGATGCAAGCGTTGGCGGCCCCAATGACCTCGAATCCATGCTCGCCGCCGCGCGCCCCGCGGGGGCCGGCGCAGCAGGCCAGCGCTGTGGCCTGATCGCCATCGTCGGCAAGCCCAACGTGGGCAAGTCCACGCTGATGAACGCGCTGGTGGGGCAGAAGATCTCCATCACCAGCCGCAAGGCGCAGACCACGCGCCACCGCATCACGGGCATCCGCACCCAGGGGGCGACGCAGTTCGTGTTCGTCGATACGCCGGGTTTCCAGACCAAGCACAGCACGGCCCTGAACAAGTCGCTGAACAAGACGGTGATGGGCGCCATTGGCGACGTCGACCTGATCCTCTTCGTCGTCGAGGCCGGCAGCTTCACGCTGGCCGACGCCAAGGTGCTGAGCCTGTTCAAGCCCGGCATTCCCACGCTGCTCATCGCCAACAAGCTCGATACCGTGCACCGCCGCGCCGAGATCGCGCCGTGGCTGAAGGGCATGCAGGAGCGCCACCCGTTCGCCGAGTTCGTGCCCATGTCGGCCAAGAACAAGGGCGATATCGAGCGCTTGTTCGGCATCTGCGAAAAGTACCTGCCCGAGCAGCCCTGGTGGTACGCCGAGGACGAGCTGACCGACCGCAGCGAGAAATTCCTGGCCTCTGAAACCGTGCGCGAGAAGCTGTTCCGCTTCACCGGCGACGAGCTGCCCTACACCTCCACTGTGGTCATCGACAAGTTCGACGAGGAAAAGAGCAAGCAGCACAAGCGCTTCCTGCGCATCGCCGCCACCATCGTGGTCGAGCGCGACGGCCACAAGGCCATGGTCATCGGCGAGAAGGGCGAGCGCTTGAAGCGCATCAGCACCGAGGCGCGGCAGGAGCTGGAAAAGCTCATGGACGCCAAGGTGTTCCTGGAGGTCTGGGTGAAAGTGCGCTCCGGCTGGGCCGACGACGAGGCGCGCGTGCGCGCCTTCGGCTACGAGTGA
- the recO gene encoding DNA repair protein RecO, which translates to MRARRIQEEPAFVLHSYDWSESSLILEVFTRHHGRVALVAKGAKKPTSNFRPVLLPLQPLRLGYTVSQEVRDEIHPLKGAEWAGGHVMPTGDALLAGLYLNELLLRLLARDDPHAELFDLYAGVVRVLAGAHGDALEPVLRAFELLLLRALGLLPALDADSATLAALRPQARYALVPEGGLRPAQAGDRATLAGDAWCALQQALEAPAGYPAVLRACAGVAAELKPLLRQLLQYHCGSPVLRTRQLMMDLQSL; encoded by the coding sequence ATGCGCGCGCGCCGCATCCAGGAAGAACCCGCCTTCGTGCTGCACAGCTACGACTGGAGCGAGTCGAGCCTGATCCTCGAAGTGTTCACCCGCCACCACGGCCGCGTGGCGCTGGTGGCCAAGGGCGCGAAAAAGCCCACCTCCAACTTCCGCCCCGTGCTGCTGCCGCTGCAGCCGCTGCGCCTGGGCTACACCGTGTCGCAGGAGGTGCGTGACGAAATCCACCCGCTCAAGGGGGCGGAGTGGGCTGGCGGCCACGTCATGCCCACGGGCGACGCGCTGCTCGCGGGCCTGTACCTCAACGAGCTGCTGCTGCGCCTGCTGGCGCGCGACGACCCGCACGCCGAGCTGTTCGACCTGTACGCGGGCGTGGTGCGCGTGCTGGCCGGCGCGCACGGCGATGCGCTGGAGCCCGTGCTGCGCGCCTTCGAGCTGCTGCTGCTGCGCGCGCTGGGCCTGCTGCCCGCGCTCGACGCCGACTCGGCCACCCTGGCCGCGCTGCGGCCCCAGGCGCGCTACGCGCTGGTGCCCGAAGGCGGCCTGCGCCCGGCCCAGGCCGGCGACCGCGCCACGCTTGCGGGCGATGCGTGGTGCGCGCTGCAGCAGGCGCTGGAGGCGCCCGCGGGCTATCCTGCGGTGCTGCGCGCCTGCGCCGGCGTGGCGGCGGAGCTGAAACCTCTGCTGCGCCAGCTGCTCCAATACCATTGCGGCAGCCCCGTGCTGCGCACGCGCCAGCTCATGATGGACCTGCAATCGCTATGA
- a CDS encoding pyridoxine 5'-phosphate synthase codes for MTTSHPRTALSVNVNKVALVRNTRHLGIPSVTRAAQLCLEAGAQGITVHPRPDERHIRAQDVAQIAALLKDWPQAEFNIEGNPTQNLMAFIRQVRPHQATFVPDAEDQFTSDHGWRFPQDAERLKPLIAECRQLGVRVSLFMDAEPAQMAAARSVGADRIELYTEPYAAAWGTPQQAAQLERYRAAAQAALDVGLGVNAGHDLNRDNLADFLAAVPGVLEVSIGHALIADALELGYGDTVAAYQRCIDQGMLERDS; via the coding sequence ATGACCACCTCCCACCCGCGCACCGCCCTGTCGGTCAACGTCAACAAAGTCGCCCTGGTGCGCAACACGCGCCACCTGGGCATTCCCAGCGTCACGCGCGCCGCGCAGCTGTGCCTGGAGGCCGGCGCGCAGGGCATCACCGTGCACCCGCGCCCGGACGAGCGCCACATCCGCGCGCAGGACGTGGCCCAGATCGCGGCGCTGCTCAAGGACTGGCCGCAGGCCGAGTTCAACATCGAGGGCAACCCCACGCAGAACCTGATGGCCTTCATCCGCCAGGTGCGCCCGCACCAGGCCACCTTCGTGCCCGACGCCGAGGACCAGTTCACCAGCGACCATGGCTGGCGCTTTCCGCAGGATGCCGAGCGGCTCAAGCCGCTGATCGCCGAATGCCGCCAGCTCGGCGTGCGCGTCAGCCTGTTCATGGACGCCGAACCGGCGCAGATGGCCGCCGCGCGCAGCGTGGGCGCCGACCGCATCGAGCTCTACACCGAGCCCTACGCCGCCGCCTGGGGCACGCCGCAGCAGGCCGCGCAGCTGGAGCGCTACCGCGCCGCCGCGCAGGCCGCGCTCGACGTGGGCCTGGGCGTAAACGCCGGCCATGACCTGAACCGCGACAACTTGGCCGACTTCCTGGCTGCCGTGCCCGGCGTGCTGGAAGTGTCCATCGGCCATGCGCTCATCGCCGATGCACTGGAGCTGGGCTATGGCGACACCGTGGCCGCGTACCAGCGCTGCATCGACCAGGGCATGCTTGAGAGAGACTCCTGA
- a CDS encoding holo-ACP synthase: MIYGIGTDICDIRRIAASLARHGDRFAEKVLCDAELRTWRARGARWPERGVRYLATRFSAKEAFSKAIGLGLRMPMTWRACEIASLESGQPTIVLHGALQAWFDARGLRCHITVTDEADYAASFCVVEKI, from the coding sequence ATGATCTACGGCATCGGCACCGACATCTGCGACATCCGCCGCATCGCCGCCAGCCTGGCGCGCCACGGCGACCGCTTCGCCGAGAAGGTGCTGTGCGACGCCGAGCTGCGCACCTGGCGCGCGCGCGGCGCGCGCTGGCCCGAGCGCGGCGTGCGCTACCTGGCCACGCGCTTTTCTGCCAAGGAGGCGTTCAGCAAGGCCATAGGCTTGGGGCTGCGCATGCCCATGACCTGGCGCGCCTGCGAAATCGCCAGCCTGGAAAGCGGCCAGCCCACCATCGTGCTGCACGGCGCGCTGCAGGCATGGTTTGACGCGCGCGGCCTGCGCTGCCACATCACCGTGACCGACGAGGCCGACTACGCCGCGAGCTTTTGCGTGGTCGAAAAGATTTGA
- the nagZ gene encoding beta-N-acetylhexosaminidase yields the protein MTEHSPLIIDIAGTTLTAADRARLAHPLVGGMILFARNWQDRAQLLALTADIKAVRDDLLICVDHEGGRVQRFKTDGFTHLPPMAAFGRMWLDDGQGARQREGSGALRALRAATAAGYVLGAELRACGVDFSFTPVLDLDYGASGVIGDRAFARDPRVVSVLAQGLAHGLLQAGMAHCGKHFPGHGFVQADSHTEIPVDRRSLTAILHDDAAPYDWLARTLTSVMPAHVIYPKVDRRPAGFSAKWLQDILRGRLRFEGAIFSDDLSMEGARRLDGQLVSYTEGALAALAAGCDLVLLCNQSLGDGGAVDELIAGLAQAQAQGRWQPSPDSEARRLALLPQTLPTPWDELMLQPAYMQALDLLP from the coding sequence ATGACCGAGCACTCCCCCCTGATCATCGACATCGCCGGCACCACACTCACGGCGGCCGACCGCGCGCGCCTGGCGCACCCGCTGGTGGGCGGCATGATCCTGTTCGCGCGCAACTGGCAGGACCGCGCCCAGTTGCTGGCCCTCACGGCCGACATCAAGGCCGTGCGCGACGATCTGCTCATCTGCGTCGACCACGAGGGCGGGCGCGTGCAGCGCTTCAAGACCGACGGCTTCACCCACCTGCCGCCCATGGCGGCCTTCGGCCGCATGTGGCTGGACGACGGCCAGGGCGCCCGGCAGCGCGAAGGCAGCGGCGCGCTGCGCGCCCTGCGCGCGGCCACGGCGGCCGGTTACGTGCTCGGCGCCGAGCTGCGCGCCTGCGGTGTGGACTTCTCCTTCACCCCCGTGCTCGACCTCGACTACGGCGCCAGCGGCGTGATCGGCGACCGCGCGTTCGCGCGCGACCCGCGCGTGGTCAGCGTGCTGGCGCAGGGCCTGGCGCACGGCCTGCTGCAGGCGGGCATGGCGCACTGCGGCAAGCACTTTCCGGGGCACGGCTTCGTCCAGGCCGACTCGCACACCGAGATCCCGGTGGACCGGCGCAGCCTCACTGCCATCCTGCACGACGACGCCGCTCCCTACGACTGGCTGGCGCGCACGCTCACCAGCGTCATGCCCGCGCACGTCATCTACCCCAAGGTGGACCGCCGCCCGGCCGGCTTCTCGGCCAAGTGGCTGCAGGACATCCTGCGCGGCCGCCTGCGCTTCGAGGGCGCCATTTTCAGCGACGACCTGAGCATGGAAGGCGCGCGCCGCCTCGACGGCCAGCTCGTCAGCTACACCGAGGGCGCGCTGGCCGCTTTGGCGGCGGGCTGCGACCTGGTGCTGCTGTGCAACCAGAGCCTGGGCGATGGCGGCGCGGTCGATGAACTCATCGCCGGGCTGGCCCAGGCGCAGGCCCAGGGCCGCTGGCAGCCCAGCCCCGACAGCGAGGCACGCCGCCTGGCCCTGCTGCCGCAAACCCTGCCCACGCCGTGGGACGAGCTGATGCTGCAGCCAGCCTACATGCAGGCGCTGGATTTGCTGCCTTGA